In Phaseolus vulgaris cultivar G19833 chromosome 10, P. vulgaris v2.0, whole genome shotgun sequence, a single genomic region encodes these proteins:
- the LOC137819116 gene encoding uncharacterized protein, translated as MKTLSKVAIILLSIMMLFPSTTHSIVVESNESYIKSATFLSEKFEVGPGKVVVKTLLDIDFPKGHIGVKSFDVEVVDEDGKSVPLYETYLHHWFAVKYIENITMSHYIKQTHDLRNGIEFERNEGMCQGFLLPHYWGLGGESRGTSSNLPDPFAVELGNPTKLKDGFKEKWLFSIMVIDTRGTHDRKGCSECRCKLLNLPNNFYNVTVGINGQLLPRNYKEGLFCCQDNLQCKLRNDFHGPTRNLSLRYKIRWVDWDEHQVPLRFYILDSTDRVRSNGFTPIHDCQAEYTIPRNHYSDLPHVKKANIPMTKGGYLIYGTAHMHTGVINTTLYGQDGRVLCTSNPKYGTGKEAGNENGYLIGMSVCYPKPGSIKIKDGEILTLESIYENKFRTGAMGHFYIYLADQIPNKDFTI; from the exons ATGAAGACTCTCTCCAAAGTAGcaataattttattatcaattatGATGTTGTTTCCTAGCACAACACACTCAATTGTTGTAGAGTCTAATGAAAGCTATATCAAATCAGCTACTTTTTTGTCCGAAAAGTTTGAAGTGGGACCCGGAAAAGTTGTAGTGAAAACATTATTGGATATTGACTTTCCAAAGGGTCACATTGGGGTCAAGAGTTTTGATGTTGAAGTGGTTGATGAAGATGGTAAATCTGTACCTTTGTATGAAACTTACCTTCATCATTGGTTTGCtgtaaaatatattgaaaatattaccATGTCACACTACATTAAACAAACTCACGACCTTCGCAACGGTATCGAATTTGAAAGAAATGAGGGTATGTGCCAAGGTTTTTTGCTTCCACATTATTGGGGCTTGGGAGGAGAATCACGAGGAACATCCTCAAATCTTCCAGATCCTTTTGCAGTTGAATTAGGTAATCCTACAAAATTAAAGGATGGGTTTAAAGAAAAATGGTTATTTAGCATCATGGTTATTGATACCCGTGGAACACATGATAGAAAAGGTTGTTCAGAGTGTAGGTGTAAGCTTTTAAATCTCCCAAACAACTTTTACAATGTCACAGTGGGCATTAATGGTCAATTATTGCCAAGAAATTATAAAGAAGGACTCTTTTGTTGTCAAGATAACTTACAATGCAAATTAAGAAATGATTTCCATGGACCAACAAGAAATCTTTCCCTAAGATATAAAATAAGGTGGGTTGATTGGGATGAACACCAAGTGCCTCTTAGGTTCTATATACTTGATTCAACTGATCGTGTAAGATCAAATGGTTTTACACCAATTCATGATTGTCAG GCAGAATACACTATTCCAAGAAATCATTACAGTGACTTACCTCATGTTAAGAAAGCAAACATCCCAATGACAAAAGGTGGCTATCTTATATATGGCACTGCTCATATGCACACCGGCGTTATCAATACTACTTTATATGGACAg GATGGAAGAGTTTTGTGCACTTCAAATCCAAAGTACGGAACAGGAAAAGAAGCAGGAAATGAAAATGGTTACCTAATTGGAATGTCAGTTTGTTATCCAAAGCCTGGTTCTATCAAGATTAAAGACGGTGAAATTCTAACATTAGAATCCATATACGAAAACAAGTTTCGTACTGGGGCTATGGGCCATTTCTATATTTACTTGGCAGATCAAATACCAAACAAAGATTTTACAATTTGA